A part of Kitasatospora acidiphila genomic DNA contains:
- a CDS encoding helix-turn-helix transcriptional regulator: MASHNGRSSNGKSSTQALSIYQELRARGTCDYAELATGLGLTAQQATECRAELDALGLITTDGCEDHSGQVTTVDPEVALLRMLARENQEVELRQQRAQRTHAAVQDLTQRYLRGGAVVPSEVEVEVLTGHHRIQQTLDDLSDTARTEIASMHPGALPAGEFLTAGLERDRRLIEAGVRVRAVYQHRFQSVPALAEFFQKQIDLGVEVRLAAVVPLNMILSDRRTALLPVDPDNQEAGAILARGPALVRSYLALYEYCWHTSAVLGRSEEYQHGSDKLTDQQHAAIRMLAAGMKDERIARSLGISLRTLSRLLSEVMQELGASSRFEAGVRAAKLGWLD; encoded by the coding sequence GTGGCTTCGCACAACGGCAGGTCTTCCAACGGCAAGTCCTCCACACAGGCGCTCTCGATCTACCAGGAACTCCGGGCCCGTGGCACCTGCGACTACGCCGAGTTGGCAACGGGCCTGGGCCTGACCGCACAGCAGGCCACGGAGTGCCGAGCGGAACTTGACGCCCTCGGCCTGATCACCACCGACGGCTGCGAGGACCACAGCGGGCAGGTGACCACCGTCGACCCCGAGGTCGCGCTGCTGCGGATGCTGGCCCGCGAGAACCAGGAGGTGGAGCTCCGCCAGCAGCGCGCGCAGCGGACCCACGCCGCCGTCCAGGACCTCACCCAGCGCTACCTGCGCGGCGGCGCGGTGGTGCCCTCCGAGGTCGAGGTGGAGGTGCTGACCGGTCATCACCGGATCCAGCAGACCCTGGACGACCTCTCGGACACGGCGCGCACCGAGATCGCCTCGATGCACCCGGGCGCGCTGCCGGCCGGCGAGTTCCTGACCGCGGGACTGGAGCGTGACCGCAGGCTGATCGAGGCGGGCGTCCGGGTCCGGGCGGTCTACCAGCACCGGTTCCAGTCGGTGCCCGCCCTGGCGGAGTTCTTCCAGAAGCAGATCGACCTCGGGGTGGAGGTCCGGTTGGCGGCCGTGGTGCCGCTGAACATGATCCTCAGCGACCGCCGCACCGCACTGCTGCCGGTCGACCCGGACAACCAGGAGGCCGGCGCGATCCTGGCCCGGGGCCCGGCCCTGGTCCGCTCCTACCTGGCGCTCTACGAGTACTGCTGGCACACCTCGGCCGTGCTGGGCCGCAGCGAGGAGTACCAGCACGGCAGTGACAAGCTCACCGACCAGCAGCACGCGGCCATCCGGATGCTGGCAGCCGGGATGAAGGACGAGCGGATCGCCCGCTCGCTGGGGATCTCGCTGCGCACCCTCAGCCGGCTGCTGTCGGAGGTCATGCAGGAGCTCGGGGCCTCCAGCCGCTTCGAGGCGGGGGTGCGGGCGGCGAAGCTGGGGTGGCTGGACTAG
- a CDS encoding Fur family transcriptional regulator, with product MALNTLATDRDAAIQLLRDVGLRVTSPRLEVLQLLTAEPHQDVESITAAARNRLGTLTSQAVYEMLRNFMETGLVRKFERPGRTAVFELAGAPHQHAVCHRCGRVANVEVEAPAAPKQALRGWRVDDTEVVYHGECPDCRKRGSE from the coding sequence ATGGCACTCAACACGCTGGCGACAGACCGTGATGCGGCGATCCAGCTGCTCCGGGACGTCGGTCTGCGGGTCACCAGCCCGCGCCTCGAGGTGCTCCAGCTGCTGACCGCCGAGCCGCACCAGGACGTCGAGTCCATCACGGCGGCGGCCAGGAACCGGCTGGGCACGCTGACCAGCCAGGCCGTGTACGAGATGCTCCGCAACTTCATGGAGACCGGACTGGTCCGCAAGTTCGAACGCCCCGGCCGGACGGCGGTCTTCGAGCTCGCCGGGGCGCCGCATCAGCATGCGGTCTGCCACCGCTGCGGGCGGGTGGCCAACGTCGAGGTCGAGGCGCCGGCGGCACCGAAGCAGGCGCTGCGCGGCTGGCGGGTCGACGACACCGAGGTGGTGTACCACGGGGAGTGCCCGGACTGCCGCAAGCGCGGGTCGGAGTAA
- a CDS encoding class I tRNA ligase family protein — protein sequence MSAPVWITATPPVPDGELHVGHLAGPYVAADVLRRYLSADGRPVRLTSGIDQHHTAVERCALLQGRKADEVADGYAETIAVDWERAGVEFDDLLIPSRQTGYRGQVQDLLARLHADGTVVARSRLLPYCGPCDRWLHSALVTGGCPYCGTATTGGGCPQCARPNDCGDLLDPVCALCGTAAVLRQCRRLYLPLEAHRDRLLEFWRTTAMPPRLAVLCEQLARDGLVELAVSHPADRGIEVTVDGFEDQRIDSRFELAVGHVLTAQRLAPETAPLQFFGFDQAHHQVAVLPALLLSLGLPAPAGYQVNEFALFQGRKMSTSARHAVWALDALTEAGSDALRRQVLADRPVGRATDFSLDDLDGARAFLEGTWNPWLAGLFAAVREECAGLVPEERPDGTGWPVLHDRLCATVAELRTAYEAETFDPRRAVALLDEVVRLATDFQLVNAPERERGSGRAPYRAALAAQLAVARALAAWAWPVMPEGAARLARALGDRPGAPVRSDALQAPRPGTRLAPPSGPVFGF from the coding sequence GTGTCAGCACCCGTATGGATCACCGCGACCCCGCCAGTGCCCGACGGCGAACTCCACGTCGGCCACCTGGCCGGACCCTACGTCGCCGCCGACGTGCTGCGCCGCTACCTGAGCGCCGACGGCCGCCCGGTCCGCCTCACCAGCGGCATCGACCAGCACCACACCGCCGTCGAGCGCTGCGCACTGCTCCAGGGCCGCAAGGCCGACGAGGTCGCGGACGGTTACGCCGAGACCATCGCCGTCGACTGGGAGCGCGCGGGCGTCGAGTTCGACGACCTGCTGATCCCCAGCCGGCAGACCGGCTACCGCGGCCAGGTCCAGGACCTGCTCGCCCGACTGCACGCCGACGGCACCGTGGTCGCCCGCAGCCGGCTGCTGCCCTACTGCGGGCCCTGCGACCGCTGGCTGCACTCCGCCCTCGTCACCGGCGGCTGCCCGTACTGCGGCACCGCCACCACGGGCGGCGGCTGCCCGCAGTGCGCGCGGCCGAACGACTGCGGCGACCTGCTCGACCCGGTCTGCGCGCTGTGCGGCACCGCGGCCGTGCTGCGCCAGTGCCGTCGCCTCTACCTGCCGCTGGAGGCGCACCGCGACCGGCTGCTGGAGTTCTGGCGAACCACGGCGATGCCGCCCCGCCTGGCCGTGCTGTGCGAGCAGTTGGCCCGCGACGGGCTGGTCGAGCTGGCGGTCAGCCACCCGGCCGACCGGGGCATCGAGGTGACCGTCGACGGGTTCGAGGACCAGCGGATCGACTCCCGCTTCGAGCTGGCGGTCGGCCACGTCCTGACCGCCCAGCGGCTCGCGCCCGAGACCGCGCCGCTGCAGTTCTTCGGCTTCGACCAGGCGCACCACCAGGTGGCGGTGCTGCCCGCGCTGCTGCTGAGCCTGGGGCTGCCGGCGCCGGCCGGCTACCAGGTCAACGAGTTCGCCCTGTTCCAGGGGCGCAAGATGTCCACCTCGGCCCGCCACGCCGTCTGGGCACTGGACGCTCTGACCGAGGCCGGCTCCGACGCGCTGCGCCGCCAGGTGCTCGCCGACCGCCCGGTGGGGCGGGCCACCGACTTCAGCCTGGACGACCTGGACGGCGCCCGGGCGTTCCTGGAGGGCACCTGGAACCCCTGGCTCGCCGGCCTGTTCGCCGCGGTGCGCGAGGAGTGCGCCGGACTCGTGCCCGAGGAGCGGCCGGACGGCACTGGCTGGCCGGTGCTGCACGACCGGCTGTGCGCCACCGTGGCCGAACTGCGCACCGCCTACGAGGCTGAGACCTTCGACCCGCGGCGCGCGGTCGCACTGCTGGACGAAGTGGTGCGGCTGGCCACCGACTTCCAGCTGGTCAACGCACCTGAGCGGGAGCGCGGCAGCGGCCGCGCACCCTACCGGGCCGCCCTGGCCGCCCAGTTGGCGGTGGCCCGGGCGCTGGCCGCCTGGGCCTGGCCGGTGATGCCCGAGGGAGCCGCCCGGCTGGCCCGCGCCCTCGGCGACCGGCCCGGCGCCCCCGTGCGCTCCGACGCCCTCCAGGCACCCCGTCCGGGCACCCGCCTGGCACCGCCCAGCGGGCCGGTGTTCGGGTTCTGA
- a CDS encoding PIG-L deacetylase family protein — protein sequence MPQERQVSPPERVLVVTAHPDDSEFCTAGTVLQWTAQGTEVTYCVLTDGDNGGYDEALPRQSIAPLRRAEQRAAAAATGVKDVRFLAYPDGRLEPTMELRRDLTRVIREVRPEVVVLPSPEINWDRIADVHPDHRAAGEAALRAVYPDARNPFAHPELLRDEGLAAWEVPEIWLIMGPSPNHFVDVTDVFDQKFAALKLHTSQTANLADLEALLRRWQTEHALAGRLAPGRLAEAFQVVRL from the coding sequence ATGCCCCAGGAACGCCAGGTTTCGCCACCGGAGAGGGTGCTGGTGGTCACCGCGCATCCCGATGACTCCGAGTTCTGCACCGCCGGCACGGTGCTGCAGTGGACCGCGCAGGGGACGGAGGTGACCTACTGCGTGCTGACCGACGGCGACAACGGCGGCTATGACGAGGCCCTGCCCCGGCAGAGCATCGCGCCGCTGCGCCGGGCCGAGCAGCGCGCGGCGGCGGCCGCCACCGGAGTGAAGGACGTGCGGTTCCTCGCCTATCCGGACGGGCGGTTGGAGCCCACCATGGAGCTGCGCCGCGATCTGACCCGGGTGATCCGCGAGGTGCGGCCCGAGGTGGTGGTGCTGCCCAGTCCGGAGATCAACTGGGACCGGATCGCCGATGTCCATCCGGACCACCGGGCGGCGGGTGAGGCGGCCCTGCGGGCGGTCTATCCGGACGCCCGCAATCCGTTCGCCCACCCGGAGTTGCTGCGGGACGAGGGGCTGGCGGCGTGGGAGGTGCCGGAGATCTGGCTGATCATGGGCCCCTCCCCCAACCACTTCGTGGACGTCACCGATGTCTTCGACCAGAAGTTCGCCGCGCTGAAGCTGCACACCTCGCAGACCGCCAATCTGGCCGATCTGGAGGCCCTGCTGCGGCGTTGGCAGACCGAGCACGCCCTCGCCGGCCGGTTGGCCCCGGGCCGGCTGGCCGAGGCCTTCCAGGTGGTCCGGCTCTGA
- a CDS encoding maleylpyruvate isomerase family mycothiol-dependent enzyme, which translates to MAAHRDPDRPGRLLRIERETLLPLLRSLPATEFERRTACPAWNIRELTAHCGAALVRIIEGRLPAFTPEHNAADVHERADWPLSSILDELDYGMAEAGPAIVAAGGELDVIALGEWVHAGDVREALGIPGAYRSEGLADALALLAAVSRDRGTPRVCAFTPRSSWQFGNLVAGRAPARLHSDEDTLIRMYTGRPVSEEHYELVGAGREELVIYH; encoded by the coding sequence ATGGCCGCACATCGAGACCCGGACCGCCCCGGCAGGCTGCTGCGCATCGAACGTGAGACGCTGCTCCCACTGCTCCGCAGCCTGCCGGCCACCGAGTTCGAGCGCCGCACGGCCTGCCCGGCCTGGAACATCCGGGAGTTGACCGCACACTGCGGGGCCGCACTGGTCCGCATCATCGAGGGGCGACTGCCGGCCTTCACCCCCGAGCACAACGCGGCCGACGTGCACGAGCGCGCCGACTGGCCGCTGAGCAGCATCCTGGACGAACTCGACTACGGCATGGCCGAGGCCGGCCCCGCCATCGTGGCGGCCGGCGGCGAGTTGGACGTCATCGCGCTGGGCGAATGGGTGCACGCCGGCGACGTCCGCGAGGCCCTCGGGATCCCCGGGGCATACCGGAGCGAGGGCCTGGCGGACGCGCTGGCACTGCTGGCCGCGGTGAGCCGGGACCGCGGCACCCCGAGGGTCTGCGCCTTCACCCCGCGCAGTTCCTGGCAGTTCGGCAACCTGGTGGCCGGCCGGGCACCGGCCCGACTGCACAGCGACGAGGACACGCTGATCCGGATGTACACCGGTCGGCCGGTCTCCGAGGAGCACTACGAACTGGTCGGTGCCGGCCGCGAGGAACTGGTCATCTACCACTGA
- the ahcY gene encoding adenosylhomocysteinase, giving the protein MTADFKVADLSLAAFGRKEIQLAEHEMPGLMSIRKEYAASQPLAGARVTGSLHMTVQTAVLIETLVALGAEVRWASCNIFSTQDHAAAAIAAAGIPVFAWKGETLEEYWWCTEQALSWPDGQTPNMILDDGGDATLLIHQGVEYQKAGAVPDPATAENEELAVVLALLGRSTIDWAQVAATIKGVTEETTTGVHRLYEMHRDGKLLFPAINVNDSVTKSKFDNKYGCRHSLIDGINRATDVLIGGKVAVVCGYGDVGKGCAESLRGQGARVIVTEVDPICALQAAMDGYQVTTLEDVVEIADIFITTTGNKDIIMSSHMERMKHQAIVGNIGHFDNEIDMAGLAKLPGVVKTEVKPQVHEWRKADGRTIIVLSEGRLLNLGNATGHPSFVMSNSFANQTIAQIELFTKTEQYPIGVYVLPKHLDEKVARLHLDALGVKLTTLTQEQADYIGVPVEGPYKAEQYRY; this is encoded by the coding sequence GCTGGCCGGCGCCCGGGTCACCGGTTCGCTGCACATGACGGTGCAGACCGCCGTGCTGATCGAGACCCTGGTGGCGCTCGGCGCCGAAGTGCGCTGGGCGTCCTGCAACATCTTCTCCACCCAGGACCACGCCGCCGCCGCGATCGCCGCGGCCGGCATCCCGGTCTTCGCCTGGAAGGGCGAGACGCTGGAGGAGTACTGGTGGTGCACCGAGCAGGCGCTCAGCTGGCCGGACGGCCAGACCCCGAACATGATCCTGGACGACGGCGGTGACGCCACCCTGCTGATCCACCAGGGTGTCGAGTACCAGAAGGCCGGTGCCGTCCCCGACCCGGCCACGGCGGAGAACGAGGAACTGGCCGTGGTGCTGGCACTGTTGGGGCGCAGCACCATCGACTGGGCGCAGGTCGCCGCCACGATCAAGGGCGTGACCGAGGAGACCACCACGGGTGTGCACCGGCTGTACGAGATGCACCGGGACGGCAAGCTGCTGTTCCCGGCGATCAACGTCAACGACTCGGTGACCAAGTCGAAGTTCGACAACAAGTACGGCTGCCGGCACTCGCTGATCGACGGCATCAACCGGGCCACCGATGTGCTGATCGGCGGCAAGGTCGCGGTGGTGTGCGGCTACGGCGACGTGGGCAAGGGCTGCGCGGAGTCGCTGCGCGGTCAGGGTGCCCGGGTGATCGTCACCGAGGTCGACCCGATCTGCGCGCTGCAGGCGGCGATGGACGGCTACCAGGTGACCACCCTGGAGGACGTCGTCGAGATCGCCGACATCTTCATCACCACCACGGGCAACAAGGACATCATCATGTCCTCGCACATGGAGCGGATGAAGCACCAGGCGATCGTGGGCAACATCGGCCACTTCGACAACGAGATCGACATGGCCGGTCTGGCGAAGCTGCCGGGTGTGGTGAAGACCGAGGTCAAGCCGCAGGTGCACGAGTGGCGCAAGGCGGACGGCCGCACGATCATCGTGCTGTCCGAGGGCCGCCTGCTGAACCTGGGCAACGCGACCGGTCACCCGTCGTTCGTGATGTCCAACTCGTTCGCGAACCAGACGATCGCGCAGATCGAGCTGTTCACCAAGACCGAGCAGTACCCGATCGGTGTGTACGTGCTGCCCAAGCACCTGGACGAGAAGGTCGCCCGCCTCCACCTGGACGCGCTGGGCGTCAAGCTGACCACGCTGACCCAGGAGCAGGCCGACTACATCGGCGTCCCGGTCGAGGGCCCGTACAAGGCGGAGCAGTACCGCTACTGA